The DNA region TACGACCGCCTCGAGGACCTCGTAGGCGAGGCCGCGGCCGTGCTCGAGCGACTGGGACTCCCCTACCGCATCCTCGAACTCTGTACCGGCGACCTGACGTTCGCGAGCGCGAAGACCTACGACATCGAGGTCTGGGCGCCCGGCGACGACATGGACGACGGCCCCGAGGAAGGCGGACGCTGGCTCGAGGTCTCGAGCGCGTCGAACTTCGAGGACTTCCAGGCCCGCCGGGCTGGCCTGCGCTACCGGCCCGAGCGTCACGAGTCGGCCGAATATCTCCACACGCTCAACGCTTCGGGGCTGGCGCTGCCCCGGGTCGTGGTGGCGATCCTCGAGTACTACCAGAACGAGGACGGCACCGTCACCGTCCCGGAGGCGCTCCGGCCGTACATGGACGGCCAGGAAGTCATCGAGGGCCACGAGAAAGTGGGCGAGAGCGCGCTGGGTGCGGGCGAGCGGGAGTAGGCGGGTAGTCGTTCGGTTGCGAGAAAGCGGCAATCTCTCTTTCAGCAGGACCGCGAGTCGACGCTCGTCTCGAGCACGTCCAGGTCGTCGTCCAGTCGGACGGTCATCACGTCCTCGCCGGCAGGCATCCGGACCTCGAGTCGGTACGGGTCGCGAGCCACGACGCGGGTGAACTCGTCGCTGACACACCACGGGAGCGTCCAGTAAGGGCGCTCGTCGAGCCTGATCCCGCGTTCGCGGTGGAAGGTCACGACCGCAGAGTGATCGAGTAGGCGGAGGCCGGCGGCCGAACAGAGGGTGTGCCCGCACTGGACGCACTCGTGGTCGACGCGAACGTCGACGCCGAGACAGCACGCGCCCTCCTCGACGACGTGAGTTTCCATCCGACCGCTGCACTCCGGGCAGACGCCGTCGGCGGCCAAACAGTGGAGGTGGCGCACCCGGTTGTCGAACGCCTCGGCGACCTCCTCGTGGGTTCGGTCGGCGAGGCCACCCGGTGGGAACGAGTACTCGCCGTGGCGCTGGCCGCAGTCGGCGCACTCGATGGCCAGTCGCTCGTCCTCGTAGACGCCCTGGAGCGGGCCGCCGCAGGTGACACAACCGCCCTGGACGGGAAACGGCTCGAGGTCGGGGTGTTCGTTGAACGTCCCCGCGATCACGGATCTGACGACCTTCTCGCCGGCGTGTTTGAAGTCGTAGCCTCCTTCTCGCTGGACCACGAACTGACCCGAGAGCTTCTGGAGGTGGTAGTTGAACTGCGCCGAGTCGCGCATGTCGACGGCCCGGCGGAGGTCCGAAAACGCCACCGGGCGCTCGTCGGCGGCCCACAGCGCCTCGAGGATCGAGAGGCGCGTCTCGTTGCCGATGAGGGCGAACGCCTCCGCCGGTCCGAGACAGTCCGTACACTCGAGGATCGTGGAGTCGCTCGAGACGTCGGGTTTGCTCATATCGGATAATCGACCACGAACGACTAAAGCGTTCGCTGAATCTGTTTTTTGTAAGAGATCGGAAAACTCTCGCCGCCGTGCCCGTCCTCCCGCTATGCCCATCGCGTCTGTCGCGCCCGCCACTCTCGCCCCCACCCGTCGCTCCCGATTGCGCCTCCCTCGAGCAGTCGACCCGAACGCAAATCACTCGAGCGGTGTCGAAATCCCGCCCGCGCAATAGCCATCGCTCGAGGGGACGAGGCTGGCAGGGACTGGCGCACGCACCTGCAGAACAGTAGGTTTATCAATCGCAGGGCGGAAGCCCTAGTAGAATTACTTACCGTCTTATGGCAGGAAATGGACAACCGGAGGTGAACATCGGACTCGTCGGCCACGTTGACCACGGCAAGACGACGCTGGTGCAGGCCCTGAGCGGCTCGTGGACCGACCAGCACTCAGAGGAGATGAAACGCGGCATCTCCATCAGGCTGGGCTACGCGGACGCGACGTTCCGTCGCTGTCCCGGGGTCGACGAACCCGAGTGTTTCACCGTCGAAGAGGAGTGTCCGGACGGCTCGGAGAGCGAGCCCGTCCGGACCGTGTCGTTCGTCGACGCCCCGGGGCACGAGACCCTGATGGCGACGATGCTGTCGGGAGCCTCGCTGATGGACGGTGCCGTGCTCGTCGTCTCGGCTTCCGAGCCCGTGCCACAGCCCCAGACCGAGGAGCACCTGATGGCGCTGGACATCATCGGCATCGAGAATATCGTCATCGCCCAGAACAAGGTCGACCTGGTCGACGCCGAAACCGCCCGCGACAACTACCAGCAGATCAAGGATTTCGTCGCGGGAACGGTCGCAGAGGACGCACCCATCGTCCCCATCTCCGCTGGCCAGGAGGTCAACATCGACTACCTCATCGGCGCCATCGAGGAGGAGATTCCGACGCCCGAGCGCGACCCCGACGTCGACCCCCGGATGCACGTCGCCCGGAGCTTCGACATCAACAAACCCGGGACGACCTACGAGAACATCACCGGCGGCGTCCTCGGCGGCAGCCTCGTCGCTGGACAGCTCGACGTCGGCGACGAACTCGAGGTCCGTCCTGGCCGACAGGTCGAAGAGGGCGGCCAGTCCGAGTACGTCCCGATCGAAACGACGGTCCGCTCGCTACAGGCGGCGGGCCAGTCGGTCGACACGGCCACACCGGGCGGCCTACTCGGCGTCGGCACCGGACTGGATCCGTCGCTGACGAAGGGCGACGCCCTCGCGGGCCGCATCGCCGGTCCGCCGGGGTCGCTCCCGCCGACCTGGGAGCAGTTCACCATGAGCGTCGACCTGCTCGAGCGCGTCGTGGGCGCCGAGGGAAGCGAGACTATCGACCCAATCAGCACGGGCGAACCGCTGATGATGACCGTCGGCACCTCGACGACCGTCGGCGCCGTCACCAGCGCTCGCGAGGGCGAGTGCGAGGTCAACCTCCAGCGGCCCGTCTGTGCCGAACCCGGTGCCAAGATCGCCATCAATCGCCGAATTGGCGCTCGCTGGCGCCTGATCGGCCTCGGCACGCTCCAGGAATAGTCCGGAGAGATGACCACGACGGTAGTCCTCGACACGAGCGCGCTCATGATGCCGGTCGAACTCGACGTGCGACTGTTCGACGAACTCGACCGGGTCGTCGGATCGTACGAACCGACGACGCCCCAGCCGGTCCTCGAGGAACTCCGGCGGCTGTCCGAGCGAGGCGGTGAGGAGGGCACCGCGGCGACGGTCGGCCACGACCTCGCGACCGAGCGCTGTCTCGTGGTCGACACCGAGGAATCGTACGCCGACGACGCATTGGTCGAACTCGCCCGCGAGGGCGTCGCCGACTACGTCGTCACGAACGACCTCGCGCTTCGCGACCGGGTCCTCGAGGCAGGGATACCGGTAATTGCATTACGCGGGAGAAACAAGTTAGCAACCACTCAACCATAGATGTACAAACGGGTCAAACTAAAGGATACAGTAGAAGTGCCCCCGGAAGCCCTCGGCGACGTCTCGCCGGGGCTCGTGAAGCAACTGCTCCAGGACAAACTCGAGGGACGCATGGACGAGGAAGTCGGCAGCGTCGTCTCCATCACCGAGGTCCACGACATCGGCGAGGGGACGGTCCTGCCCAACCGACCCGGCGTCTACTACGAGGCGGAGTTCGACGCGGTCACCTTCGACCCGCAGATGCAGGAGGTCGTCGACGGGACCATCGTCGAGGTCGTCGAGTTCGGCGCCTTCGTCGGCATCGGCCCCGTGGACGGACTGCTCCACGTCTCCCAGATCTCCGACGAGTACCTCGCGTTCGATCGGGAGAACCAGCGCCTCGCCTCGAGCGAGTCCGACCGGGCCATCGGCGTCGACGACGCCGTCCGGGCGCGCATCGTGACGAAGAGCATCGACGAACGCAACCCGCGCGACTCGAAGATCGGTCTCACGGCCAAACAGCCCGGCCTGGGCAAACACGGCTGGCTGACCGAGGAGTTCGAGCAGCGCGAAGAAGTCACGGCGGGTGAATAATCGTGGCGTCGAACCGCCTCGTCTGTCGCGAGTGCCACCTCGTCAATCCGGCTGACGCCACCACCTGCAAGTCCTGTGCCTCCTCCTCGCTCACCGAGGACTGGGCCGGCTACGTCGTCATCGCCCACCCCGAACAGAGCGAGATTGCGACGGAGATGCAGGTCACCGAACCGGGCTCGTACGCCCTCAAGGTTCGATAGTCGATTTCGTGAGTGTGAACGTGATCGTGAGCGGGCCAGGAGCGTGACTCGACAACCGTGACTCGAGACGACGCGAACGTGGACGGAGACGTCGATTCCGACGACGATGGCGATGGCAATGACAACCAGCCCCTGCTCTCGCTTCCCAACTCGCTTCGCCACGAACTCAAAGACCCGATGGGGCCGGTCGAAACCGATCCCGGAATCTTGCTCGAGGCCGTCGACGGACCATTGATCGCCGTCGGCGACGTCGTGACCTACCACCTCCTAGAGGCTGGACGCGCGCCGGACGTCGCCCTGATCGACGGCTACACCAAGCGGGAGACCGTCGACGCGGAGGTCGAACGCGTCGTCAACGACGAACGCCCCGAGGGCGACCACACCACCCTCGAGGTCGCGAACCCGCCCGCCGTGCTGACCCGACCCCTGCTCGAGGCGTTAGTCGAGGGCCTCGAGCGACCGGAATCGGTGACCATCGTGGTCGACGGCGAGGAGGATCTGGCCGTCCTCCCGGCCCTGCTTGCGGCGCCCGAGGGCGCGAGCATCGTCTACGGCCAGCCCGACGTGGGGATGGTTCACGTCACCGTCGACGCGGAGACGCGAGCGAGCGCGCGAGGCCTGCTCGAGCGATTCGACGGCGACGTCGACCGAGCACTGGCGTTGCTCGAAGGATAGTCGGGGTTCCGTTGGATCGCCGACTCAGGAGTCGACGAACGGATTGTTTCCGTCGACCATATTCGTCTTGTACACGCCTCGAGTCGTCGCGAGCGTTCGATCGTCCGCATCGACGATTTCGGCCTCGACGACGCCAGTTTCGGCACCGTATCGTACCACTTCGGCAGAGCCGTAGATGTCCCCGGTCGCCGGTCGAAGGTAGTCGATTCGCACGTCCAGCGTCGGACCGGGGGCGCCTTCCACCGACGCGAGGGCGGCCGCCGACAGGGAATCAGCCAGTCCAAAGGGGACGGCTCCGTGGGCGAGCAGCGTCGACTCCGAGAGCGAGTGGTGAGCCTCGAGTTCGATCTTCCCTTCCACGTACCCCTCCTCGACGCGGGTGACCTCGAGCCCGAGGTGCTCGCCGAACGGGTACGTTTCGTTGAATCGTTCGTGAACGTCCATGTACCCGATAGCTCGCGGGAGGAGGATATCACTGTTTCTACGCCGCGGATGGCAGGGTTCCCGGAACCCGTGCTACCGCGCTTCGTGAAGCTATTTACCGTCGGCTGAGTACGTCCCGGGTATGTACGACTTCGCCATCGTCGGCGTCGGCCCGGCGGGCGCGCGCTTTGCCCGGCGCGCCGCCGAATCGGGATACGACGTCGTCGCCTTCGAGCAGGGTCGGATCGGCGAGCCACTCGCGTGTTCCGGACACGTCAGCACCGACGTCTGGTCGTTCACCGGCGACGACGCACGCGAGGAACTCCTCCAGAACGAGGTGTACGGCGCCCGATTTCACGTCGGGGGCCCCCACGAAGTCGACGGTGCCGGACGCGACAGCTACCAGTTCTACAAGCGCGAGGTCGTCTCGAACGTGATCGATCGGGTCGGCCTCGACCGCCACCTCGCCAACCTCGCTCGCAAGGCCGGGGCCGACGTTCGAGACGGGCACACCGTGACGGCCGTCGACGAGCGCGAGGAGTCAGTCGAGGTGACGGTCAAAGGCCCCGACGGCACCGACACCGTCGAGGCGAAGATGGTCGCCGGCTGTGACGGTCCTCGCTCGCGAGTCCGAGAGGCGCTCTCGCTTCCCGAACCCGACGAGTTGCTCCACGGCGTGCTCGCCTTCTCCGCGGAGGACGACCCCGGCGACTTCGTCGACGTCCACCTTACGGCGCCGAAATTCTTCGCCTGGCGCATTCCGCGCGCCGACGCCGGCGTCGAGTACGGCCTGGCCGCGCCACCGGGTGCCCACGTCAACCGCCACTTCGAGGACCTGATCGACGGCTTTGACGTCGAGGTCTCACACCGGTGCTCGGGGTTAATTCCCATCGGTCCGCCGGATCGAGTCACGAGTCGTCGCGGCTTTCTCGTCGGCGACGCGGCGGCCCAGACCAAGCCCTTTACCGGCGGCGGCATCCTCTATGGAATGACCTGCGCAGATCACGCTGCCGACCGGATCGATCCCGACCGCCCGGCGAGCCTCGCCGCCTACGAACACGCCTGGCGGGACGACCTCGAGCGAGAGATCGGACTCGGCCACTGGCTCCGGCGGGCGTACTCGCTCCCCGAACCAGTTCAGCGCCTCGGCCTGGCGGCGACGGCCGGCGAGATCGGCGTCCACATGGACCGACCGACGTCGGTCGCCAGCCTCGAGCACCTGAAGGCGATGCTCTCCGGGAGTCGGTAACGCACGTCGACCGTCGGCGACAGGCAAAGAGGAGGGCGCGGATGAAAACGAGGGGTTACTCGACGACGACGGCGCCTTTCATGCCCATGCTGACGTGGGGCGAGCAGTGGTAGGTGAAGGTACCGGTCTCCTCGAAGGTGTGTTCGAAGGTTTCCCCCTCGTCGCTCAGCATCTCGCTCTCGAAGCTTCCGTCCTCGGCGATGACGTCGTGTGGGCTGCCGGCGCCGGTCCACTCCCAGACGACGGTCGTGCCCGAGTCGACGACGATGGCCGCAGGCCCGTACGCGAAGCCGTCCGAGCCAGCACCGACGTCGACGGTGACCTCGGACTCGCCGGTGTGGTCCTCGACGCCGTCGTAGTTGTTGGCGTCGTCGAGGTAGCCGTCGAAGTCGTAGTCGGCACTACTGTTTCCGTTGCCATTGCCGTTGCCGTTGCCATTTCCGTTCCCGCTGTTGTCGCTACTGGGCTCGTCTTCCTCGACGCAACCGGCCACGAGAGCCAGCGCCAGTGTTCCGCCCGATACCTGCAAGAACGTCCGTCGACTGCTAGTGTGTGAAGTCATTGTTCGTCGCTATCAGAGCGTATGTCCGGGTAATGGGTCAGTTGCTCGGTCATTACCAGTCGGCGGGAATATCGTCGAACATGTTCGTGTTATATACTTGTAGCCTTCCATCGACGGCTGATGGGCCAGCAACCGAACGAGCGGTGGACCGCACCGATCGAGAGTAAAGGGTTTTCACCCTCGAGCGGCTATCTCGAGTAATGCTTCGGTGGATCCTCGCGCTGTTGCTCATTCCGTTTCTCGACGCCGTGTTGCTCGCCGTCGTCGTGAGCCAGACGACGTACATCGGCTGGATCGGGATGGTCGCCCTCGTCGTCCTCACCGGCCTGGTCGGCATGTTGCTCGTGCGCGCCGAAGGCCGCAGAACCCTTCGGAAGACCCAGCGGTCGCTCGCGGAGGGCAAGCCGCCGACCAACCAGCTCCTCGACGGCGCCCTGCTGATCGCCGCCGGCGCGTTCTTGCTCACCCCTGGGCTGGTGACCGACCTCATCGGCTTCCTGTTCGTGATTCCGCTCACGCGGGTGCCGATTCGCGCCGCGCTCAAGCGGTTCGTCATCGTCCCCTACCTCGACACGAAAAGCGACGGATTCGCCAGCGGCGTCGCCTGGACGGGCGGGTTCCCCGGAGAGGGGGCGACTGGCATCTCGTGGTCCAGTGGCTCTGGGGCGGACACGGGAGTTGGGACCGGAACCGAAACTCGAAGCGACGACGCCACGACAGTCGACCTCGACGAGGACGACTACTCGGTCGATACTGGCTCGAGCGGTCGCCACGTAGGGTTCGACGACGAGGGAGATGGCCGGGGTGATCACGACGACCCCTCCGCTCGCTAGCGGTTCTCACGGCCCCCAGAGAAAGAAACGTTTAAACGTCCCTCCGCGCAATTCACAGATGCGACGCGGGCCAATAGCTCAATCAGGTTGAGCGCCACTCTGATAAGGTGGAGGCTCTCGGTTCAAATCCGAGTTGGCCCATGTTCTCTCCGCGAGCAATTTCGTGAGCCGAGAGTACGGGCTGCCGTGGGGAGTTTTTCTTGGGCATCAGCGACCAGGTGATAGCCCAGCGAGTGGTTTCCGTCGTTCGCAACTGGGCATTACTCGAGGAGAAGTTTCAGAGTTCGTGGCGGAGGTCGAAGAATTTCACCCACCTTTTTTCGGTCCCACCGTGCGAGCTGAAGCGGTCGCAGTCGACTACTCGAGGCGCTGGTGTAACGGAACGCACGGTTACCGGCTCGAGCCGTCGGGGAACGATGGACCCCGTTTTTATCGCACAGCGGTCTGGATAGGGAGATGATTCCGAACCTCCACGCCTGGTGCACGGCATCACATGAAAGCCCCACAAATCTCGCTTCACCGTCTAACGAGGCAGCGTTCGATTCACGGCACGGGGGTCGCTTCGAGCGATGAAGCGACTCCTGACGGCGCTTCTCGTCGGCACGGTCGTGGCCGGACTGATCGTCGGCGCTTCCGGATTGACGCTCGGGGGCGCTCCGTTCGCCGGTCCGGGAGACGGCGAGACGCGACCCGAATCCTCCGCTGGTGGCGAAGTTATCGGCGGGGTAAGCAACGTCTCGGAGAACGGTGTCGAGCTCGTCGAGTTCGACGAGACGCACTCGAGCGCACGACAGAACGGGGTAATTGCCCAGTCGAAGCGAGAGGCGGCCGAAGAGGGTGCCGACCGAGGGATCGAACTCGCCCAGGCACAGGGCGTAAACGTCACCCAGGAGCAGCGAGAGGCCGCGACGTCCGCCGCCGTCGATGCCGTCGAACAACATCAGGAGGCGACCGTCGAACAGATTCAGCGCGCCGCAACGGGGGCGGTTCACGGCGCGTTGCTTCAGCACCAGGCGGTCAACGTTACGCAGTTACAGTCGGCCGTGACCGGCAGCGCGGACGGTGCACTGAGCCAGCACCAGTCGGCCAACGTCACGCAGATGCAGAACGCGGCGTGGGGTGGCGCCCACGGTGCGCTCGACCAGCACCAGGTGGTGACGGTCGAGCAGATCCAATACGCGGCCCGCGGCGCCGCTGCAGGCGCCGCCCGTGAGGCCGGCGAGAAGGGAGTCGGTCACGTCGGCGTGATCCAGGAGGCGGCCCAGGGTGCGGCCCACGGGGCGCTCGAGGCCGTGAAGAAGCAGAAGCACCCCTCTCGACAGCACGTCGTCCAGCGCCAGGAGATAACCGTCGAGCAAATTCAACACGCGGCAGCAGGGGCGGCAGCGGGGGTCGTCGACGGGCACCAGGAACAGCGCGTCCGGGTCGAGCAGCGACAGCACGTGACGATCAAACAGGCCCAGACGGCTGCGATGGGCGCCGCGAAGGGGGCGCTCGTCCAGAAGCAACGGGTCACCGTCGAGCAGACGCAGGTCGCCGCACGTGGTGCCGCGAAGGGCGTGCTATCGGTTACGCAAATCCAGAGGGTAGAGATCACGCAGATCCAGGCGGCGGCGACTGGCGCCGCGACGGGCGCAATCTACCAGAGTCAGGAGGCGACGATCGAACAGATCCAGGCAGCGGCGATCGGCGCGGCGAAGGGAACGATCGTCCAGAAACAGGAGATACACGTGACGCAGGTCCAGTACGCCGCTCGCGGCGCCGCGATGGGTGCCGTCGAATCCGCGATCCAGTACCAGGCCGTCACCGTTACGCAGATCCAGGCCGCGTCGATGGGCGCCGGAAAGGGCGCCGTCGAACAGACGCAGACGGTGCGCGTACAGCAGGTACAGACCATCGCCCGCGGCGCGGCGAAGGGCGTCCTGTCGGTCGCCCAGGAACAGCGCGTGACGATCCTCCAGATACAGAAGGTGGCCGAAGTAACGTGCCAGTCGGTCTCGGAGGCGGTTCAGGACCAGCGAGTCACCGTCGAGCAAGTTCAGCGGATCAGCGAACGCACCGCTGCGGACACGACCCAGCAGACGGTCGATGATGATCTCGGCCGCGAGGTCGACATCCGCGAGCGCGCGAAGGCGAGTGCAGTCGATAGAACCGCCGAGGAAGAGCCTGCGGAGGGGGAGGCGACGGTGAGCACCGTCGGTCAGACGATCGACGGAGAGACGGTCACAGTCGACGACGTGACGCTCTCGGAGGGCGGGTTCGTCGCCGTCCACGACGGGAGGTGGCTAGAAGGCGAACGCACCGACAGCGTGATCGGCGTCTCCGAGTACCTCGAGCCCGGCGAACACGAATCGGTGACCGTTACCCTGTTCGAGGACGTTCCAGGGGCCGAGTACGAAGTCGACGCGCTCGAGGCCGGCGAGCACTCGCTCTTCGTCGTCCCGTATCGCGACGGCGACGACGACCAGGAATTCGATCGC from Natronosalvus rutilus includes:
- a CDS encoding PaaI family thioesterase, whose protein sequence is MDVHERFNETYPFGEHLGLEVTRVEEGYVEGKIELEAHHSLSESTLLAHGAVPFGLADSLSAAALASVEGAPGPTLDVRIDYLRPATGDIYGSAEVVRYGAETGVVEAEIVDADDRTLATTRGVYKTNMVDGNNPFVDS
- a CDS encoding PIN domain-containing protein — encoded protein: MTTTVVLDTSALMMPVELDVRLFDELDRVVGSYEPTTPQPVLEELRRLSERGGEEGTAATVGHDLATERCLVVDTEESYADDALVELAREGVADYVVTNDLALRDRVLEAGIPVIALRGRNKLATTQP
- the spt4 gene encoding transcription elongation factor subunit Spt4; this translates as MASNRLVCRECHLVNPADATTCKSCASSSLTEDWAGYVVIAHPEQSEIATEMQVTEPGSYALKVR
- a CDS encoding FxsA family protein produces the protein MLRWILALLLIPFLDAVLLAVVVSQTTYIGWIGMVALVVLTGLVGMLLVRAEGRRTLRKTQRSLAEGKPPTNQLLDGALLIAAGAFLLTPGLVTDLIGFLFVIPLTRVPIRAALKRFVIVPYLDTKSDGFASGVAWTGGFPGEGATGISWSSGSGADTGVGTGTETRSDDATTVDLDEDDYSVDTGSSGRHVGFDDEGDGRGDHDDPSAR
- a CDS encoding geranylgeranyl reductase family protein; this translates as MYDFAIVGVGPAGARFARRAAESGYDVVAFEQGRIGEPLACSGHVSTDVWSFTGDDAREELLQNEVYGARFHVGGPHEVDGAGRDSYQFYKREVVSNVIDRVGLDRHLANLARKAGADVRDGHTVTAVDEREESVEVTVKGPDGTDTVEAKMVAGCDGPRSRVREALSLPEPDELLHGVLAFSAEDDPGDFVDVHLTAPKFFAWRIPRADAGVEYGLAAPPGAHVNRHFEDLIDGFDVEVSHRCSGLIPIGPPDRVTSRRGFLVGDAAAQTKPFTGGGILYGMTCADHAADRIDPDRPASLAAYEHAWRDDLEREIGLGHWLRRAYSLPEPVQRLGLAATAGEIGVHMDRPTSVASLEHLKAMLSGSR
- a CDS encoding halocyanin domain-containing protein; translated protein: MTSHTSSRRTFLQVSGGTLALALVAGCVEEDEPSSDNSGNGNGNGNGNGNGNSSADYDFDGYLDDANNYDGVEDHTGESEVTVDVGAGSDGFAYGPAAIVVDSGTTVVWEWTGAGSPHDVIAEDGSFESEMLSDEGETFEHTFEETGTFTYHCSPHVSMGMKGAVVVE
- a CDS encoding DNA-directed RNA polymerase; this translates as MYKRVKLKDTVEVPPEALGDVSPGLVKQLLQDKLEGRMDEEVGSVVSITEVHDIGEGTVLPNRPGVYYEAEFDAVTFDPQMQEVVDGTIVEVVEFGAFVGIGPVDGLLHVSQISDEYLAFDRENQRLASSESDRAIGVDDAVRARIVTKSIDERNPRDSKIGLTAKQPGLGKHGWLTEEFEQREEVTAGE
- a CDS encoding translation initiation factor IF-2 subunit gamma produces the protein MAGNGQPEVNIGLVGHVDHGKTTLVQALSGSWTDQHSEEMKRGISIRLGYADATFRRCPGVDEPECFTVEEECPDGSESEPVRTVSFVDAPGHETLMATMLSGASLMDGAVLVVSASEPVPQPQTEEHLMALDIIGIENIVIAQNKVDLVDAETARDNYQQIKDFVAGTVAEDAPIVPISAGQEVNIDYLIGAIEEEIPTPERDPDVDPRMHVARSFDINKPGTTYENITGGVLGGSLVAGQLDVGDELEVRPGRQVEEGGQSEYVPIETTVRSLQAAGQSVDTATPGGLLGVGTGLDPSLTKGDALAGRIAGPPGSLPPTWEQFTMSVDLLERVVGAEGSETIDPISTGEPLMMTVGTSTTVGAVTSAREGECEVNLQRPVCAEPGAKIAINRRIGARWRLIGLGTLQE
- a CDS encoding GTP-dependent dephospho-CoA kinase family protein; protein product: MTRDDANVDGDVDSDDDGDGNDNQPLLSLPNSLRHELKDPMGPVETDPGILLEAVDGPLIAVGDVVTYHLLEAGRAPDVALIDGYTKRETVDAEVERVVNDERPEGDHTTLEVANPPAVLTRPLLEALVEGLERPESVTIVVDGEEDLAVLPALLAAPEGASIVYGQPDVGMVHVTVDAETRASARGLLERFDGDVDRALALLEG
- a CDS encoding DUF7351 domain-containing protein; the protein is MSKPDVSSDSTILECTDCLGPAEAFALIGNETRLSILEALWAADERPVAFSDLRRAVDMRDSAQFNYHLQKLSGQFVVQREGGYDFKHAGEKVVRSVIAGTFNEHPDLEPFPVQGGCVTCGGPLQGVYEDERLAIECADCGQRHGEYSFPPGGLADRTHEEVAEAFDNRVRHLHCLAADGVCPECSGRMETHVVEEGACCLGVDVRVDHECVQCGHTLCSAAGLRLLDHSAVVTFHRERGIRLDERPYWTLPWCVSDEFTRVVARDPYRLEVRMPAGEDVMTVRLDDDLDVLETSVDSRSC